GTCCACTGATTTTACCTGCTCCCAAAGCTTTTCAATCGGTATGCTCTTTATAGAATTCCAGATACCTTCTTCCACAGGCTCCTGCAACTGTGCAGGAAGAATCTCACTTCCTGATGCTTCTGTCTGATACAGAAGCTCCTGAATGCTTTGCAGCTTACCGGGTGATACTTGCTCTGCAATATCCTTCAGCATCTGATTCATATACTCGATCTGCTCTGCAACGGCTTCTCTTCTGGTATCATCCGAAGGATTCTGCTCATCTTTATTTTGTAAAGCCGAAAGCTGGTCCGTAATGGTTTCCCCTTCTCTTGATACTGACTGAAGTGTACCGAATTCATCATCAATAATTGCATCCAGTCTTCCCTTTTTACCTGTCCGCACTGCACTAAGAAGATGCTCCAGGGTAACCTCTCTTCCGGAATTAATTACAGCACCCAGAGCTGCTCCGTCAGTTTTTTCCACATTGTACAGTAAACGATATATTCCAATATACGATTTTCTTTCCTCCGGGGTAATCTCGTTGGATTTTTCCAGCTTTATCAAGTAGTTGCTGTATCTCTCCTCTGAGGTGATACCCTGTTCCTCCCTGATACGGTCTATTACCTGATTCAGCTCTGATATCGGCATATTTAAGGGATTGAGTCCCTCTTTTATCATGGAAACCGTTACCTGAGGATGCAAATTCCTCATCATCCGGTTGACTTCCATATCATAAGCCTTTATCTGGTTGACGGATTGCTGGTTAATCTCCATATTATTATAGCCCAGAATTCGAACTGCTCTCTGGTTTTGCTCTGTATTCTCAATGTTAAGCTCTGCAAGCAGGCCATCCATGTTCCGAAACGCTTTTTGAATGGAATCTCCATACTCTGCATTGGGAACGGTCATTAAAGCGTCATATGCTGTCCCTGCTCTATCCAACTTGGCCTGCAGCTGATTTCCATCTGTTAAGAGGCTTGGAATCGTCTGTTCCTTTCGCTGGGATAAGGTACTTCCCAGTACATAGCTTGGCACCCATTGCAGTCTTTGAACACTTTGTGTTGTATCCCGAAGTATTTGAACGGACTCCTCGGATACCTCCACATTCTGCTCCTGCAATAGCTCCTTGTAGTAATTATTCTCCAGTTCTCTTAAAGCCTCTACTACCTCCTCCAGTTTTTTTAGCTCAATGGAGAATCCCTTCTTCTCAAGCTGTGCCGCTGCTTCGTAGGTCATCTTCAATCGGATTTCTTCCAGCTGACGACGTGCCTTTATTTCTTCAAAACGATAATCCCTGCCATCTATTGCAGCTGCTGTTTCTTGTATAGCTTCTCCTGCTGTAGAGGAGAATTCTTCTGTCTCCACTTCTTCGGATGCATCCGATCTCTTTGCGGAAAGACCCTCCTGTATAGCTAGTAATCGTTTAATTGTGATATCCGAATCTTCTCTTACTGCCTGGGATATAACTTCCTCACTGATGTTTTGAAGCTGATCAACCGTATCCCGTAAAGCAGAATACTCTGATGTGTATAGGGATACATTCTTAGGTGCGATACCCTGCTTCATACTGTCAATAATATTATCCAGCACCGCATCCTTGTTCATATTATTCTTAATCTCATCCAAAGCTTTTTTCTGGGCATAGCTTTCCTTCGTAACAGGCAGGTTATTACTAAGCAGCCATTTCGCAGTCTCCACATTATCAGCATTAACCGGATATCCGGCTTCCCGAATGACCTCCTGAACCTGGGAGGAAAGCTCCTTCCATGCTTCATCCGATATGTTTGTTGTGTTTTTTGCAGCTTTACTGCCGCTATAATAAGCTTTGTATATATTGGCTATGGTGGGCTCTAAATCCTGAGCTATAAGATACTGCATGGTTTTATCATCCATATTTGCAGATACACTGCTTTGCTCAAGAGCCATTTTGATGGATTGTATATTTTCCGATGTCACAGGAAGATTAGCCTCTTTGAGTCTTTTTTCTATCTCTTGCTCCATTGACGAAGACTGTCCATATGATTTCTGCATTCCGGCTGCTGCCAGCTCATAGGAATTGCTTTCTGACTTCACCTTATCTAAGGCATTCATTATTCCCACTACGGTTAAGGAATCCACCATAATTCCGTTCTTCTCCAGCAGCATACAATCCTGCTCTGTCAGGCGAATACCGATCTCTTCTAACTTATCTTTCATATCAAGTATCGCTTTTTCTCTCTCCGCCTGCTTTGCATTCTTGTCTTTTCTATCAAGTATGTAATCCTTGTCCGGTTCCTGGACTCTTGTTGCAGTTAATGTATTCTGGTTATCCTCAGACAGGGAATCTAACAGCTTTAATTCAACCTCATTGTCTGATGCCTTTATAACCTCGAACGTCTTAACTTCACCACGAACGGCATTTTTTAAGATATCCTTTGATACTGTGATTCTTTCACCCTGAATATCAAGGGTAACATCCTCATCCACTGATAATACGGTACCCGAAATCAACTGTCCCTTACTCAAGCGGGACAGATTATTATCGCTCTTATTCTTAACCGTAAATTTAGCGGCATTTGATATGTCCGCCAGCTTATAGTTCTCTTCTCTTGCAACTTTATAATCCATAGTGTCCTTTTCCCCGTTTCAAGCGCTTCCCTGCGTATATTCTCTATCCTTAGCCATTCTATTTAAACAAATATTATATCTTACTTACTACAGACTGTTACGAGTAATATTTCGGTCGAACCATGTAAAAACTTAACCTTTCATGAGGTATTGAGGAAAAATTCATTGTACTACTTCTTACCTGGTATCTCCTCGAATAAACATAAAATAACTAAGAATATTACATGATCAATCGCAAGCAACTCCTATATAAGACTTTTGCTTCGTATTAACTGCCATTGGCAGAATGGAGGATACTATGTTGAGAAAATGTTGTCGCATTATTGTTATATTAGGCCTGGTACTTAACTTTATTATTCTTGGAATGGGATGTAATACTCAGGATAAAATAGAAACAGAGCAAAAGCAGTTCGATTCCTTTCTAAACGATATCTTTATTCAGGAGGTACAAACGGATTCTCTTTCCCTGAACTACTCTCTGGCTAATCCCGAGCATTTTGGAATTCAGACGACAAATGCAACCCTTGGGGAATATGGCATAGAACAGATGAATAAAAAGCTATTTCTTTCGGAGAATTATCTTAAGCGTTTATTGTCCTTTCGCTATCAGCTTCTATCCCCGAAGCAAAAATTAACCTATGATATCCTTCGGGAATACTATACTCTTGATCTGAATTTTGGAGATTTTCTATATTATAATGAATGTCTTGGTCCAACAACCGGTATTCAGGCTCAGCTGCCGATTCTTCTTGCTGAGTACAGCTTTTATGATAAGAAGGACATTGAAGAATATCTTCGCTTACTCCCTTGTGTTTACGACTATTTTGAGGATATCGCTGAATATGAAAGGCAAAAAGCGGAACACGGGCTATTTATGAACGACCGTGTTGCTAGCCGAATTATTAACCAATGTAAAGCATTTATTTCTGATCCAGAGAGTAACTTTCTAATTGAATATTTTAACGAGAAAATAGCAGGCTATAAAGGCTTAACGGAAAGTGAGATTATCTCCTATCAGGCCATTAACCGAGAAGCCGTATTACATAAGGTCATTCCTGCCTATGAAATGCTGATTAACACTTTAGTCGAATTAAAGGGTAGCGGTCTCAATGAGGCCGGTCTTTATTACTATCCAAAAGGCCAGACCTATTATGAGTATCTGGCAAAATATAAAACCGGCTCCTCTAAAAGTATGGAGGAAATGGCTGATATGCTGCAAGACGCCATTGGAAAAGGTATCGCGGATATCACAGCTCTCACTATGACAGATTCCTCAATAATTGATAAGTATCTTGAATTTTCCTCCTTCCCGATAACTAATCCGGAAGAAATTCTGAAGGATCTGAAGGATGATTTAATAAAGGATTTTCCAGAAGCGGTACCGGTAAATTGTGAGATCAAGTATGTTCCAGAATCCTTGGCCGATTATCTCAGCCCCGCCATGTATCTTGTTCCACCGATTGACAGTTACTTTAATAATAACATATACATTAATGGAAAGGATGAAGAAACCTTATCCATGATATACACTACGGTTGCACATGAAGGTTACCCCGGTCATTTATATCAGTGTGTCTACTTTCGCGA
The nucleotide sequence above comes from Variimorphobacter saccharofermentans. Encoded proteins:
- a CDS encoding DUF885 domain-containing protein, which produces MLRKCCRIIVILGLVLNFIILGMGCNTQDKIETEQKQFDSFLNDIFIQEVQTDSLSLNYSLANPEHFGIQTTNATLGEYGIEQMNKKLFLSENYLKRLLSFRYQLLSPKQKLTYDILREYYTLDLNFGDFLYYNECLGPTTGIQAQLPILLAEYSFYDKKDIEEYLRLLPCVYDYFEDIAEYERQKAEHGLFMNDRVASRIINQCKAFISDPESNFLIEYFNEKIAGYKGLTESEIISYQAINREAVLHKVIPAYEMLINTLVELKGSGLNEAGLYYYPKGQTYYEYLAKYKTGSSKSMEEMADMLQDAIGKGIADITALTMTDSSIIDKYLEFSSFPITNPEEILKDLKDDLIKDFPEAVPVNCEIKYVPESLADYLSPAMYLVPPIDSYFNNNIYINGKDEETLSMIYTTVAHEGYPGHLYQCVYFRDQNPAPIRNIMNFVGYDEGWATYVEMYSYQMSGIDRNLAEFLKANNVVILCMYARADIGIHYEGWTKKDVITYITNYIGDKKVAGMIYDTLLEEPGIYLPYAVGYLEILELKQNAENFLGDAFVTKDFHRFLLDIGPAQFGVIKNYMDVWMGKTQ
- a CDS encoding DUF6240 domain-containing protein, which produces MDYKVAREENYKLADISNAAKFTVKNKSDNNLSRLSKGQLISGTVLSVDEDVTLDIQGERITVSKDILKNAVRGEVKTFEVIKASDNEVELKLLDSLSEDNQNTLTATRVQEPDKDYILDRKDKNAKQAEREKAILDMKDKLEEIGIRLTEQDCMLLEKNGIMVDSLTVVGIMNALDKVKSESNSYELAAAGMQKSYGQSSSMEQEIEKRLKEANLPVTSENIQSIKMALEQSSVSANMDDKTMQYLIAQDLEPTIANIYKAYYSGSKAAKNTTNISDEAWKELSSQVQEVIREAGYPVNADNVETAKWLLSNNLPVTKESYAQKKALDEIKNNMNKDAVLDNIIDSMKQGIAPKNVSLYTSEYSALRDTVDQLQNISEEVISQAVREDSDITIKRLLAIQEGLSAKRSDASEEVETEEFSSTAGEAIQETAAAIDGRDYRFEEIKARRQLEEIRLKMTYEAAAQLEKKGFSIELKKLEEVVEALRELENNYYKELLQEQNVEVSEESVQILRDTTQSVQRLQWVPSYVLGSTLSQRKEQTIPSLLTDGNQLQAKLDRAGTAYDALMTVPNAEYGDSIQKAFRNMDGLLAELNIENTEQNQRAVRILGYNNMEINQQSVNQIKAYDMEVNRMMRNLHPQVTVSMIKEGLNPLNMPISELNQVIDRIREEQGITSEERYSNYLIKLEKSNEITPEERKSYIGIYRLLYNVEKTDGAALGAVINSGREVTLEHLLSAVRTGKKGRLDAIIDDEFGTLQSVSREGETITDQLSALQNKDEQNPSDDTRREAVAEQIEYMNQMLKDIAEQVSPGKLQSIQELLYQTEASGSEILPAQLQEPVEEGIWNSIKSIPIEKLWEQVKSVDSKDSTEYEAYTDTVNQIRTLCKNSEQAIRFLNDFQVPATPLHIVMANHILSSGESAITKLKKLEQENIDENLQNNLKETDDISDTLIDKSSMENAYAQLEANAKEVVERACSEEKIDSRRLAELKSIGQQITFLRKMASKEFYQIPIETEKGVTNMNLTIIRGARDTGKLSVTIRSEQLGNMKAEFSLKDQTLSGFISSDSREGLSRLQENISVLEHTAEESNIAIKQVNFGLQQKDNDSYRFQISDEDTNNTITADTERTLYRIAKSVVRMVHLSEQ